CACATGAGAGCAGGTGGCAATGTCTAGCATCCTCCTTATTAACTCTCCGCTGTTTCGCGAAAAGCAGGCCGAAGACGATGAAGACTATCTTCCGCCGATCGGCCTCGGCTACATTGCCACGAATCTTCGCAAGGTCGGCCACGCGGTTCGACTCATCGATGCTGTGGCGGACAACCGCACTATCCCAGGGTTGTTGGAAATGATCCGCGCGACTACACCTGATGTCATCGGTCTGAACGTCTTCACAACTAACTACAGCCTCGTTCGGGAACTGGTCGAGAGCATTGACGACGAGG
This Desulfobacterales bacterium DNA region includes the following protein-coding sequences:
- a CDS encoding cobalamin B12-binding domain-containing protein; its protein translation is MSSILLINSPLFREKQAEDDEDYLPPIGLGYIATNLRKVGHAVRLIDAVADNRTIPGLLEMIRATTPDVIGLNVFTTNYSLVRELVESIDDEAMRILIGGLSTRTLYSDIFVWDSANAIDVVCGDGELITPA